A stretch of the Glycine soja cultivar W05 chromosome 13, ASM419377v2, whole genome shotgun sequence genome encodes the following:
- the LOC114382805 gene encoding uncharacterized protein LOC114382805 isoform X1 — translation MANTSLTDAAALASHPLPHSNAPLSACSTLNAPATTLPLFPSTTFAVMCFPDTNTLKAYLIIIPIPPSPTHGLTQYNLGHSGPRPNTNYKIEQNPIFYYQYQTTNMALAMGIMASTTITLIRPPLTFLSCRSNNNNSSSSVSAASRIFHFRSISAMSTPQGSSDSASTKTERVVIKGRVQGVFYRNWTIENATQLGLKGWVRNRRDGSVEALFSGSVDAVQEMEQRCRRGPPDAVVTGLQVFPSDDDPATTGFHRKPTL, via the exons ATGGCCAACACCTCCCTGACGGACGCCGCCGCCCTCGCGTCGCACCCCCTCCCCCACTCGAACGCGCCCCTCAGCGCGTGCTCAACACTTAACGCCCCCGCCACCACCCTCCCGTTGTTCCCCTCCACCACGTTCGCCGTCATGTGCTTCCCCGACACAAACACCCTCAAAGCATACCTCATCATCATCCCCATCCCCCCCTCCCCAACCCATGGGCTTACACAATATAACTTGGGCCATAGTGGGCCCAGGCCcaatacaaattacaaaatagaACAGAATcccattttttattatcaatatcaGACCACGAACATGGCATTGGCAATGGGAATAATGGCATCAACTACGATTACGCTTATTCGTCCACCACTCACATTCCTCTCGTGTCGGAGTAACAATAATAATTCTAGTTCTAGTGTTAGCGCTGCTTCTAGAATCTTTCATTTCCGTTCAATCTCCGCTATGAGCACTCCGCAAGGCTCATCGGACTCGGCTTCCACCAAAACG GAGAGGGTGGTGATAAAGGGGAGGGTGCAGGGAGTGTTTTACAGGAACTGGACGATTGAGAACGCGACGCAATTAGGGTTGAAGGGGTGGGTGAGGAACCGTAGGGACGGGTCGGTGGAGGCTCTGTTCTCCGGGAGTGTTGACGCGGTGCAGGAAATGGAGCAGAGGTGTCGGCGTGGCCCTCCCGATGCGGTTGTCACCGGCCTTCAGGTTTTCCCCTCCGACGATGACCCTGCCACTACTGGGTTTCACCGCAAACCTACTCTTTGA
- the LOC114382805 gene encoding uncharacterized protein LOC114382805 isoform X2 produces MANTSLTDAAALASHPLPHSNAPLSACSTLNAPATTLPLFPSTTFAVMCFPDTNTLKAYLIIIPIPPSPTHGLTQYNLGHSGPRPNTNYKIEQNPIFYYQYQTTNMALAMGIMASTTITLIRPPLTFLSCRSNNNNSSSSVSAASRIFHFRSISAMSTPQGSSDSASTKTGVFYRNWTIENATQLGLKGWVRNRRDGSVEALFSGSVDAVQEMEQRCRRGPPDAVVTGLQVFPSDDDPATTGFHRKPTL; encoded by the exons ATGGCCAACACCTCCCTGACGGACGCCGCCGCCCTCGCGTCGCACCCCCTCCCCCACTCGAACGCGCCCCTCAGCGCGTGCTCAACACTTAACGCCCCCGCCACCACCCTCCCGTTGTTCCCCTCCACCACGTTCGCCGTCATGTGCTTCCCCGACACAAACACCCTCAAAGCATACCTCATCATCATCCCCATCCCCCCCTCCCCAACCCATGGGCTTACACAATATAACTTGGGCCATAGTGGGCCCAGGCCcaatacaaattacaaaatagaACAGAATcccattttttattatcaatatcaGACCACGAACATGGCATTGGCAATGGGAATAATGGCATCAACTACGATTACGCTTATTCGTCCACCACTCACATTCCTCTCGTGTCGGAGTAACAATAATAATTCTAGTTCTAGTGTTAGCGCTGCTTCTAGAATCTTTCATTTCCGTTCAATCTCCGCTATGAGCACTCCGCAAGGCTCATCGGACTCGGCTTCCACCAAAACG GGAGTGTTTTACAGGAACTGGACGATTGAGAACGCGACGCAATTAGGGTTGAAGGGGTGGGTGAGGAACCGTAGGGACGGGTCGGTGGAGGCTCTGTTCTCCGGGAGTGTTGACGCGGTGCAGGAAATGGAGCAGAGGTGTCGGCGTGGCCCTCCCGATGCGGTTGTCACCGGCCTTCAGGTTTTCCCCTCCGACGATGACCCTGCCACTACTGGGTTTCACCGCAAACCTACTCTTTGA